The following are from one region of the Stigmatella ashevillena genome:
- a CDS encoding elastin yields the protein MVGSLLGSMMLGLLVTQAPGGMTFDGREVSARTLSSVGFYAQGPVPFPNIWERGIGSASLTAEDRVADPGALYGDKAHLEARFRLGTAEYQIELTQPGFPPAQVSGAALAGPLPRPGHPMGGGVLVDQDVYGNSGIGWMATTRVHAAAAVWGVGRVSINGRLLTDSAIIHAAALSHGAQADDDTHVTLPQARTGDSELQILVWNLPLNVEPRGFLQISFDDVEIDFDGTMLKSVAQVPNVSEQPLSPMSLATPLGGVSLGTALAPPTRPGDGLGGSGFNMDQEAVTGLPGGPITPVSPGTLSGPGSADPSVIPGVSVGTEGVAVGTADSLTTIAPSPAGTVGPGAVTPDTISGTFPTRGAPTPPVNISGVMPGSPAPGSQLALEGAAVGSPPPGGPAEAGVAIGGPRMSTLSQGSFTVVPISPPNFSSFAGTGQVSPGIIATPPPIGTDATIPTPPLLGTPGPLTAGTPPPLLGTPAPLNAAPAPALLGTPSPANAFPLAPGAGAPAPGPVAPAGGTGVPPSI from the coding sequence ATGGTGGGTTCTCTTCTTGGATCGATGATGCTTGGTCTCCTGGTGACCCAGGCACCAGGCGGCATGACGTTCGATGGGCGCGAGGTCAGCGCCCGGACCCTGTCCTCGGTGGGCTTCTATGCCCAGGGCCCGGTCCCTTTTCCCAACATTTGGGAACGAGGCATCGGCTCGGCAAGCCTCACCGCGGAGGACCGGGTGGCAGATCCCGGGGCCCTCTACGGCGACAAGGCGCATCTCGAGGCCCGGTTCCGGTTGGGCACCGCCGAGTACCAGATCGAGCTCACCCAGCCCGGTTTTCCGCCCGCTCAGGTGTCGGGGGCAGCGCTCGCTGGGCCGCTTCCCCGTCCGGGACACCCCATGGGGGGAGGCGTCCTGGTGGATCAGGATGTGTACGGCAACAGTGGCATCGGCTGGATGGCCACCACCCGGGTCCATGCGGCCGCGGCCGTCTGGGGGGTGGGGCGGGTGTCCATCAACGGACGGCTCCTGACGGACTCGGCCATCATCCATGCCGCCGCGCTGTCCCATGGCGCCCAGGCCGATGACGACACCCACGTCACCCTGCCGCAAGCCCGCACGGGGGACTCCGAGCTCCAGATCCTCGTGTGGAACCTGCCCCTCAACGTCGAGCCCCGGGGATTCTTGCAGATCTCCTTCGACGACGTGGAGATCGACTTCGATGGGACGATGCTGAAGTCCGTGGCCCAGGTGCCGAATGTCTCCGAGCAGCCGCTGAGCCCGATGAGCCTCGCGACCCCGCTGGGTGGGGTGAGCCTGGGGACGGCGCTGGCACCTCCCACGCGTCCAGGCGATGGGCTGGGAGGCAGTGGCTTCAACATGGATCAGGAGGCCGTGACGGGGTTGCCGGGCGGGCCCATCACCCCGGTGAGCCCGGGAACGCTCAGCGGTCCAGGCTCTGCGGATCCGTCCGTCATTCCAGGCGTCAGCGTGGGAACGGAGGGCGTCGCGGTGGGCACGGCGGACTCGCTGACCACCATTGCCCCATCCCCTGCGGGGACGGTGGGGCCCGGCGCGGTAACGCCGGACACCATCAGTGGCACCTTCCCCACCCGGGGCGCCCCAACGCCGCCCGTGAACATCTCGGGCGTCATGCCCGGCTCGCCCGCGCCGGGCTCGCAGCTCGCGCTGGAGGGGGCCGCCGTGGGCTCGCCGCCTCCCGGTGGGCCCGCCGAGGCCGGGGTGGCCATCGGGGGCCCCCGGATGTCCACCCTGTCGCAGGGCTCTTTCACGGTGGTGCCGATCTCCCCGCCGAACTTCAGTTCCTTCGCGGGCACGGGCCAGGTGAGCCCGGGCATCATCGCGACGCCTCCTCCCATCGGGACCGACGCGACGATCCCCACGCCTCCCTTGCTCGGCACGCCGGGACCGCTGACCGCTGGGACGCCGCCGCCCTTGTTGGGAACGCCTGCGCCCCTCAACGCCGCGCCCGCGCCCGCCTTGCTGGGAACGCCCTCGCCGGCCAATGCGTTTCCCCTGGCTCCGGGCGCGGGGGCTCCCGCCCCGGGCCCGGTCGCTCCCGCGGGCGGCACCGGAGTGCCTCCCTCCATCTGA
- a CDS encoding di-heme oxidoreductase family protein — protein MSRALLLSAVTALIAACGEQEPPRAGGATTIDNRTSLAFAQPAPNLSTEGLAHHRAGDAAFAAIFVPGPAPVNPGLGPLFNNNSCNACHLRNGRGMPVMGSGPQRTQLLVRVSMPEGVPTHPNGPVPVPGLGIQIADQANYGLTPEASVLLEWVESEGTYGDGTRYGLREPRIRITPNDGSALPAGMLTSLRLPPPVFGLGLLEAVEDSTLKALADPKDKNKDGISGRLNEVWDVQAQALVPGRFGLKANSPTLLQQSAEAYLNDMGLTTPLFPEPDGSHELPLQTLEAAVFYARTLGVPARTFLDNAETQRGEEQFQSLGCERCHRETLQTGPHALAELSHQRIHPYTDLLLHDMGAGLADGRPDGAADGQEWRTAPLWGLGLTQTVLPYSGYLHDGRARTLEEAILWHGGEAERSREQFRKLPVSDRNALVKFLGSL, from the coding sequence GTGTCCCGGGCCCTCCTCCTCTCCGCGGTGACGGCGTTGATCGCCGCCTGCGGAGAGCAGGAGCCGCCCCGCGCGGGCGGGGCCACCACCATCGACAACCGCACCTCGCTGGCGTTCGCGCAGCCGGCGCCCAACCTCTCCACCGAGGGGCTCGCGCACCACCGCGCCGGGGATGCGGCCTTCGCCGCGATCTTCGTCCCGGGCCCCGCGCCGGTGAACCCGGGCCTGGGCCCCCTCTTCAACAACAACTCCTGCAACGCCTGCCACCTGCGCAATGGCCGCGGCATGCCGGTGATGGGCTCCGGTCCTCAGCGCACTCAGTTGCTCGTGCGCGTCAGCATGCCCGAGGGCGTTCCCACCCACCCCAACGGACCGGTGCCCGTTCCAGGCCTGGGGATCCAAATCGCGGACCAGGCCAACTACGGCCTGACTCCTGAAGCCTCCGTCCTCCTCGAGTGGGTGGAGTCCGAAGGCACCTATGGCGATGGCACCCGCTATGGCCTCCGGGAGCCCCGCATCCGCATCACCCCGAACGATGGCTCCGCGCTGCCCGCGGGCATGCTCACCTCGCTGCGCCTGCCGCCCCCGGTGTTCGGGCTGGGGTTGCTCGAGGCCGTGGAGGACTCCACGCTCAAGGCCCTGGCGGATCCGAAAGACAAGAACAAGGACGGCATCTCGGGCCGCCTCAACGAAGTCTGGGATGTTCAGGCCCAGGCGCTCGTCCCCGGACGGTTCGGGTTGAAGGCCAACAGCCCCACCCTGCTCCAACAGTCGGCCGAGGCCTACCTGAACGACATGGGGCTGACGACTCCCCTGTTTCCCGAGCCGGACGGCAGCCACGAGCTTCCGCTCCAGACGCTGGAGGCCGCGGTCTTCTATGCGCGGACGCTCGGGGTACCGGCGCGCACCTTCCTCGACAATGCGGAGACCCAACGGGGAGAGGAACAGTTCCAATCCCTGGGCTGCGAGCGGTGCCACCGCGAGACGCTGCAAACCGGCCCCCACGCCCTGGCGGAGCTCAGCCACCAGCGCATCCACCCCTACACGGACCTGCTGCTGCACGACATGGGCGCGGGACTCGCGGACGGCCGCCCCGATGGGGCCGCGGATGGCCAGGAGTGGCGCACCGCGCCACTGTGGGGCCTCGGGCTCACCCAGACGGTGCTGCCCTACTCGGGCTATCTCCACGACGGGCGCGCTCGCACCTTGGAAGAAGCCATCCTCTGGCACGGCGGTGAAGCGGAGCGCTCCCGGGAACAGTTCCGGAAGCTGCCGGTCAGCGACCGAAACGCGCTGGTGAAGTTCCTGGGCTCGCTCTGA
- a CDS encoding imelysin family protein, producing the protein MTLSRFWLRPLALTGALVLMSCSDDEGGGPAESTFDKQIVVHFADDVVVPTYQQLAARLEALDTAANALAAAPTAERLTAARDAWFAARVPWEQSEGFLFGPVDSFGYDPAMDSWPVNRSDLDAVLAGSAAFTPEYVGNLEETLKGFHTVEYLLFARDPSTGAQKTVQNFTPREFEYLKAISLQLKNIGAALSNSWTQTVDGRPPYRNAFAGAGESGNTFYPSLQNAAEEMVGGIVNILDEVANGKIADPYDAKDPELVESQFAYNSLTDFTNNIRSVQNAYLGHLQNAPAKGPSLADFVKDANPELDIRIRKELTDAIAALALIPEPFRESIKDPNAADEIEAAQEAIRKAQNTFQSNVAPLLGQ; encoded by the coding sequence ATGACCCTCTCCCGCTTCTGGCTTCGTCCCCTGGCCCTTACCGGCGCGCTCGTGCTGATGTCCTGCAGTGACGATGAGGGGGGAGGGCCCGCCGAGAGCACCTTCGACAAGCAGATCGTCGTTCACTTCGCCGATGACGTGGTCGTCCCCACCTACCAGCAACTGGCCGCGCGGCTGGAGGCCCTGGACACCGCGGCCAATGCGCTCGCGGCGGCGCCCACCGCGGAGCGCCTCACCGCCGCCCGGGACGCCTGGTTTGCTGCCCGGGTGCCGTGGGAGCAGAGCGAAGGCTTCCTCTTCGGCCCCGTGGACTCTTTTGGCTATGATCCGGCCATGGACAGCTGGCCGGTGAACCGCTCGGACCTGGACGCGGTGCTGGCCGGGAGCGCCGCCTTCACCCCGGAGTACGTGGGCAACCTCGAGGAGACGCTGAAGGGTTTCCACACCGTGGAGTACCTCCTCTTCGCGCGGGACCCCAGCACGGGCGCCCAGAAGACGGTGCAGAACTTCACCCCCCGGGAGTTCGAGTACCTCAAGGCCATCTCCTTGCAGCTGAAGAACATTGGCGCCGCCCTCTCGAACTCCTGGACCCAGACGGTGGACGGGCGTCCTCCCTACCGGAACGCGTTCGCGGGCGCGGGGGAGTCGGGCAATACCTTCTACCCCTCCTTGCAGAACGCGGCCGAGGAGATGGTGGGGGGGATTGTCAACATCCTCGACGAAGTGGCCAACGGGAAGATCGCCGACCCCTATGATGCGAAGGACCCGGAGCTCGTCGAGAGCCAGTTCGCCTACAATTCGCTGACGGACTTCACCAACAACATCCGCAGCGTGCAGAACGCCTACCTGGGCCACCTGCAAAACGCCCCGGCGAAGGGCCCTTCGCTGGCTGATTTCGTGAAGGACGCGAACCCGGAGCTGGACATCCGGATTCGCAAGGAGCTGACCGATGCCATCGCTGCCCTGGCCCTCATTCCCGAGCCCTTCCGCGAGTCCATCAAGGACCCGAACGCCGCGGATGAAATCGAAGCCGCCCAAGAGGCCATCCGCAAGGCCCAGAACACCTTCCAGTCGAACGTCGCGCCACTCCTCGGCCAGTAA
- a CDS encoding DUF3108 domain-containing protein, protein MPPMRSALAASLVLLATAAHAQVAGPNDSPDTEPPKGPPVSATVAVCPSALPSLHSPLAFMPGENLEFDLDAMGAQAGKMTMKTQRLDKGVLPVQIDVQTNSFFSKVRRVKGSAVSYLHPRTLRPSRYTEEATENEVHRKVDVAFGTKDRSVKVDYTIGGRSGRYNYTYDKDGLDVAGAIYLMRQLPMKEGLPVCFDVYGIRKMWRMTGVVEKREHVSLPIGEFEAWYLKGIAVRTDRPAMQREVHVWISDDARRLPLVAVGTVDVGAVRATLTAYSRPGDKKQRAQTGKEELKW, encoded by the coding sequence ATGCCCCCCATGCGCTCAGCCCTCGCGGCCAGTCTCGTTCTGCTCGCCACCGCCGCCCACGCCCAGGTGGCCGGGCCGAACGACTCCCCGGACACCGAACCCCCGAAGGGGCCCCCGGTCTCCGCCACCGTGGCCGTCTGTCCCAGCGCCCTGCCCTCCCTGCACAGCCCCCTGGCCTTCATGCCCGGCGAGAACCTCGAGTTTGATCTCGACGCCATGGGCGCCCAGGCCGGGAAGATGACGATGAAGACCCAGCGCCTCGACAAAGGCGTGCTGCCGGTCCAGATCGACGTGCAGACCAACTCCTTCTTCTCCAAGGTGCGGCGCGTGAAGGGCTCGGCGGTGAGCTACCTGCACCCCCGCACGTTGCGGCCCTCCCGCTACACCGAAGAGGCCACCGAGAACGAGGTGCATCGCAAGGTGGACGTGGCCTTTGGCACCAAGGACCGCTCCGTCAAGGTGGACTACACCATTGGCGGGCGCTCGGGCCGCTACAACTACACCTATGACAAGGACGGGCTGGATGTGGCGGGCGCCATCTATCTGATGCGCCAGCTGCCCATGAAAGAAGGCCTGCCGGTCTGCTTCGATGTCTACGGCATCCGCAAGATGTGGCGCATGACGGGCGTGGTGGAGAAGCGCGAGCACGTCTCGTTGCCCATTGGCGAGTTCGAAGCCTGGTACCTGAAAGGAATCGCGGTGCGCACCGACAGGCCCGCGATGCAGCGCGAAGTGCATGTCTGGATTTCCGATGACGCGCGCCGCCTGCCGCTCGTCGCCGTGGGCACCGTGGACGTGGGCGCCGTGCGCGCCACCCTCACCGCGTACTCACGCCCCGGCGACAAGAAACAGCGCGCCCAGACCGGCAAAGAAGAACTCAAGTGGTGA